One window of the Acaryochloris sp. CCMEE 5410 genome contains the following:
- a CDS encoding carbohydrate ABC transporter permease — MTTDSPSKPSGSLKGLLLTGSVILVVLFSLAPVLWQLLTSLKVNEDISQVPNIYIPLRYTLEHYTELLSRRPFASYLFNSSLVAITSTLLCLGIGSPAAYALARLRLPGEQIILSAVLIVTLFPYILLFLGLLEIVQVLHLANNYLALIIPYTAINLPLTILVMRSFFQQLPRDLEDAAKVDGYNTVQMLWQIVLPTTLPALVTTGILAFIFAWNEFIFALTFITRESMKTIPVAAAQIGGSSIFEIPYGPIAAATVLGTIPLVLLVLFFQRKIIQGLTAGAVKG, encoded by the coding sequence ATGACCACCGATTCACCGTCCAAGCCCTCCGGGTCGCTCAAAGGGCTGCTGTTAACCGGCTCAGTTATTCTGGTGGTTTTGTTCAGTTTGGCCCCAGTGCTGTGGCAGCTTTTAACCTCTTTAAAAGTAAACGAAGATATTTCCCAGGTTCCCAATATCTACATTCCCCTGCGGTATACCCTGGAGCACTATACCGAACTGCTCAGTCGTCGCCCCTTTGCCAGCTATCTCTTCAACAGCAGTTTAGTGGCGATCACCTCAACCCTTTTGTGTTTAGGCATTGGCTCCCCCGCTGCCTATGCCTTAGCCCGATTGCGACTACCGGGAGAGCAGATTATCCTCTCTGCCGTATTAATTGTCACCTTATTTCCCTATATTTTGCTGTTTCTCGGGCTCTTAGAAATTGTTCAAGTCTTACACTTGGCGAATAACTATTTAGCCCTGATTATTCCGTATACCGCTATCAATTTGCCTTTAACCATTCTAGTCATGCGCAGCTTCTTTCAACAGTTACCTAGAGACTTAGAGGATGCTGCCAAAGTCGACGGCTACAACACGGTGCAAATGCTCTGGCAAATCGTCCTACCCACCACATTACCGGCCCTCGTAACGACTGGCATTCTGGCTTTTATTTTTGCCTGGAATGAGTTTATTTTCGCCCTCACTTTTATTACCCGAGAAAGCATGAAAACTATTCCCGTGGCAGCAGCTCAAATTGGTGGATCATCCATCTTTGAGATTCCCTATGGCCCGATTGCTGCCGCTACAGTGCTAGGTACGATTCCCCTTGTACTGCTGGTTCTATTTTTCCAACGCAAGATTATTCAAGGGCTTACTGCTGGAGCCGTCAAAGGGTAA
- a CDS encoding superoxide dismutase: MRFRFSNTLLVIVMFVSVVTWNAMQPAAWSQALTDSPDSNLIAQADEGFTVPPLPYSYFALEKYIDTKTMKIHHDKHHAGYVNNLNAAIAKHPNLAGKSVEDLLTDLNAVPEDIRTAVRNNGGGHANHTLFWASMTPKAEGKPTGKLADAIEESFGSFVAFQSEFKKAGLTRFGSGWAWLVLTKDGELAVTSTPNQDSPLLDGNIPLLGNDVWEHAYYLKYQNRRGDYLDAWWNVVNWAEVESRYQAAT, encoded by the coding sequence ATGCGGTTTCGATTCTCCAATACGCTTCTAGTGATCGTTATGTTCGTCAGCGTGGTGACCTGGAATGCCATGCAGCCTGCTGCATGGTCTCAAGCATTGACGGACTCTCCAGATAGCAATCTGATTGCCCAGGCCGATGAAGGCTTTACAGTGCCTCCCCTTCCCTATAGCTACTTTGCCCTGGAAAAATACATCGACACCAAAACCATGAAAATCCATCATGATAAGCATCATGCTGGGTATGTCAATAATTTGAATGCTGCCATCGCCAAGCACCCCAACTTAGCGGGTAAATCCGTTGAAGATCTCCTGACAGATTTGAATGCCGTGCCCGAGGATATTCGCACCGCAGTCCGCAATAATGGGGGCGGCCATGCCAATCACACCCTATTTTGGGCCAGCATGACCCCGAAGGCCGAAGGCAAACCGACGGGCAAACTCGCCGACGCGATTGAGGAAAGCTTTGGCAGTTTTGTGGCCTTCCAATCCGAATTCAAAAAAGCGGGTTTAACGCGATTCGGGAGCGGTTGGGCTTGGCTTGTGCTCACCAAAGATGGCGAACTAGCCGTCACCAGCACTCCCAACCAAGACAGCCCTCTTCTAGACGGAAATATTCCGCTACTGGGCAATGACGTCTGGGAACATGCCTATTATCTGAAATATCAAAATCGACGAGGCGACTATTTGGATGCCTGGTGGAATGTCGTTAACTGGGCCGAAGTAGAATCCCGCTATCAGGCTGCAACCTAA
- a CDS encoding nuclear transport factor 2 family protein has translation MTLPTLEEFEQFLRQYNQCFYDRNLAALRNLYVDDGQITYFDNHAGCDATDLDHHLQQVSQFFATGTIVELVTEGMHVFQVGEAACVIAKVRYSNQPRPGVRSTFFLERDQHAWKIRHIHFSTDPNELE, from the coding sequence ATGACTCTCCCCACCTTAGAAGAATTTGAGCAGTTCCTACGGCAATATAATCAGTGCTTTTACGATCGCAACCTGGCAGCACTGCGAAATCTGTATGTTGATGATGGTCAGATCACCTATTTCGATAACCATGCAGGTTGCGACGCAACGGATTTAGACCATCACCTCCAGCAAGTCAGCCAGTTTTTTGCGACGGGTACCATTGTTGAACTTGTAACTGAAGGGATGCATGTTTTTCAAGTTGGAGAGGCCGCTTGTGTGATTGCCAAGGTGAGATATAGCAACCAGCCCCGACCCGGCGTGCGGTCTACCTTTTTCCTAGAGCGCGATCAACACGCCTGGAAAATCCGACATATTCATTTTTCGACGGACCCCAACGAGCTGGAATAA
- a CDS encoding glyoxalase/bleomycin resistance/extradiol dioxygenase family protein: protein MDYRPAGFHTMTPNATYRDTKAAIELYKQAFGLAVDTLLETPDGTVMHVSAMIGDSHLFMSDEFEGSPRQAPDPQSPVAFYLYLPDVDASYQQAIDAGLTSVSEPEDMFWGDRTATVADPFGYTWTLATQVKEVPPQDAIAIFNQMMAKAS, encoded by the coding sequence ATGGATTACAGGCCTGCTGGTTTTCATACGATGACACCGAACGCGACGTATCGCGATACCAAAGCAGCCATTGAATTGTATAAACAGGCTTTTGGGTTAGCCGTGGATACTTTGTTGGAAACGCCAGATGGCACAGTGATGCATGTATCCGCAATGATTGGGGATTCCCATTTGTTTATGAGTGATGAATTTGAAGGCTCACCCCGACAAGCTCCTGATCCTCAATCACCCGTGGCCTTTTACCTTTACTTGCCTGATGTAGATGCTAGCTATCAGCAAGCGATAGACGCTGGGCTGACCAGTGTAAGTGAACCAGAGGACATGTTTTGGGGCGATCGCACAGCCACTGTCGCTGATCCCTTTGGCTATACCTGGACCCTGGCGACTCAAGTGAAAGAAGTGCCGCCTCAGGATGCGATCGCCATCTTCAATCAAATGATGGCCAAAGCATCTTAA
- a CDS encoding AAA family ATPase, translated as MSQDSIAVHDQKALTALRAAIKSIPPEGNESIVINNFLIPFIDFLGYGPEERYPNFPTGRGRQSVDFALRKNFTSNDLFQQTKSNPEILVEVKRPNINIDCGAGYRNTCSQLKNYLLSRNCKSAAWGIMLNGKNIQVFRKHGKAIYPATPLLKTDEDTIEKLSAQIKIMLASPRRGIIAAVYNNKGGVGKTTTTINLAAALAMEGKRVLAVDFDPHQRDLSTSLNLLENIDSLSLYDFLINPKENSIKDTIRTVDYKIKAWREKNYSFDVIPCNNQFVDSNINSHSSTTGACHFFERKMIIDLR; from the coding sequence GTGAGTCAAGATTCTATTGCAGTTCATGATCAAAAAGCTTTAACAGCTTTACGAGCAGCAATTAAGTCAATTCCCCCAGAAGGGAATGAGAGTATAGTCATAAACAATTTTCTGATACCCTTTATTGATTTTTTAGGGTATGGACCTGAAGAACGTTATCCCAACTTCCCAACGGGAAGAGGTAGACAATCAGTAGATTTTGCATTACGAAAAAACTTCACTTCAAATGATCTATTTCAACAGACAAAAAGCAATCCAGAAATTTTAGTTGAGGTTAAACGCCCCAATATAAATATAGACTGTGGAGCGGGATATCGTAATACTTGCAGTCAGCTCAAAAATTATCTCCTTTCAAGAAACTGCAAGTCAGCTGCTTGGGGAATAATGCTGAATGGTAAAAATATACAAGTCTTTAGAAAGCATGGAAAAGCCATTTATCCTGCCACTCCTCTACTAAAAACTGATGAAGATACTATAGAAAAATTATCTGCTCAGATAAAAATCATGCTTGCTAGTCCTCGAAGAGGAATTATCGCTGCAGTTTATAATAATAAAGGTGGAGTCGGCAAAACTACAACAACTATTAATCTTGCTGCAGCTTTAGCTATGGAAGGAAAAAGAGTTTTAGCTGTAGACTTTGATCCTCACCAGAGAGATTTAAGCACTTCTCTTAATCTCTTAGAAAACATTGATTCTCTGAGTTTATATGACTTCTTAATAAACCCAAAAGAAAACAGTATAAAAGACACGATTAGAACCGTTGACTATAAGATAAAAGCTTGGAGAGAGAAGAATTATTCTTTTGATGTAATTCCATGTAATAATCAATTCGTTGATTCAAATATAAATTCTCATTCCTCTACAACGGGAGCGTGTCACTTCTTTGAGAGGAAAATGATAATTGATCTTAGATGA
- a CDS encoding Rho termination factor N-terminal domain-containing protein, with product MTTSDLKALAKTRELSGYSKLKKAQLVELLSQ from the coding sequence ATGACAACATCAGATCTTAAAGCTTTAGCTAAGACACGAGAGTTATCAGGATACTCGAAGCTAAAAAAAGCTCAACTGGTTGAACTCTTAAGTCAGTAG
- a CDS encoding DUF4340 domain-containing protein, translating into MRRQLLYGGNDDKKEEENELILTVNKGMKLKSTTMILLCTAIIGGVGVFLWISSQDTPEEITEQQEQVLKLFQFDEDQVATLTVRTPQLALVFERSKQSFPHTWRMKKPQDKPADEAAIAFLLNLLATTKSPRTLSVEPTRQKEFGFEKSPGNVKVVLKNKQTHTLVLGGQDPTESFIYAQVDPDVDSGQNLQVVLVPTSFVSAIDRPLTEWQAPTKTEQPAAPAVPPTPSIDPGPSIPLPPPQVPQ; encoded by the coding sequence TTGCGACGGCAGCTGCTCTATGGTGGCAACGACGATAAGAAAGAAGAGGAAAACGAACTAATTTTGACTGTCAATAAAGGGATGAAGCTTAAATCGACAACGATGATCTTGCTCTGTACGGCTATCATCGGTGGGGTGGGTGTCTTTCTGTGGATCAGCTCTCAAGATACCCCAGAAGAAATTACAGAGCAGCAAGAGCAAGTCCTCAAGCTATTCCAGTTCGATGAAGATCAGGTGGCTACCCTAACGGTAAGGACGCCTCAACTGGCGCTAGTGTTTGAGCGTTCGAAACAGAGTTTTCCCCATACGTGGCGGATGAAGAAGCCGCAAGATAAGCCTGCTGATGAAGCGGCGATTGCCTTTTTGCTCAACCTTCTAGCAACAACGAAGAGCCCTAGAACGTTATCGGTAGAACCGACGCGCCAAAAAGAATTTGGCTTTGAGAAGTCTCCAGGCAATGTCAAGGTCGTTCTCAAAAATAAGCAAACTCATACGCTAGTGTTGGGTGGCCAAGATCCAACGGAAAGTTTTATCTATGCTCAGGTCGATCCTGACGTCGATTCTGGTCAAAATCTGCAAGTGGTTCTTGTGCCGACGTCTTTTGTGAGTGCCATCGACCGACCCTTAACAGAATGGCAGGCCCCAACTAAAACGGAGCAGCCCGCAGCTCCCGCCGTGCCTCCCACCCCATCTATTGATCCTGGCCCCTCAATTCCCCTACCGCCGCCTCAAGTACCTCAGTAG
- a CDS encoding Gldg family protein — MGSKVINLLSWFSVALMVAGFSAGFVSGQWFSLPLGVMLSGVALLGISLMWRWQRLSPSNQWWQWRSTQSGTNALVATLAVLVILGLVNFIVVRYPYRADFTEQKTYSLAPQTRNVLSALPKPVEVLVFIGNDPSASDSQSQIVLQNQLLLKEYQRQQPDKFKFRFIDPQAEPGLARKHNIRNLGDISLVYDQRMKLLSSGLSEVTLTPAIALLTNERQATAYVIQGHNEVPLSGFTESLAGAINQLKMEGITVEPLNLSLQQQIPDDADVLVIAGPKLPLLEAEVTLIRDFLKEGGNLFLMLDPEVDVGLKPILEVMGATLDGRLIVDPKHARLAWPAALTYGEHPITESFSQKLSFFPFAQAVDVQEQPGQQVTPLLQTSEASWAETDLTGQQIQLDQGRDRKGPLTIGVAIKRSISAPPAKTKPAPKPSSSPSPSSSSPTPTASPAAEAAPSPSVTPNTEAAPSPSLAPTPPLTTESVSPPTAESLQPEIKGEAARVVIIGDSDFAKDDPYFEQTVNRDIFVNAVSWLIMDGDDPTLSIRPKRVIQRTLAISDQVNMLLSVFGIVLLPLTAFATAAALWWQRR; from the coding sequence GTGGGCTCTAAAGTCATCAATTTGCTGAGCTGGTTTAGTGTGGCCTTAATGGTTGCAGGCTTCTCCGCTGGGTTTGTCTCTGGTCAGTGGTTTTCGCTACCCCTGGGGGTGATGTTGAGTGGGGTGGCGCTGTTGGGCATCTCTTTAATGTGGCGATGGCAAAGACTATCGCCCTCCAATCAATGGTGGCAGTGGCGATCCACCCAATCCGGTACCAATGCCTTGGTGGCAACCCTGGCGGTGTTGGTGATTTTGGGCTTGGTGAACTTTATTGTTGTGCGTTATCCCTATCGAGCAGATTTTACAGAACAGAAAACCTACTCCCTCGCGCCCCAAACTCGGAATGTGTTGTCCGCACTCCCTAAACCTGTGGAAGTGTTGGTCTTTATCGGCAATGATCCATCTGCTTCCGATTCTCAAAGTCAGATTGTGTTGCAGAATCAGTTACTGCTGAAGGAATACCAACGACAGCAGCCCGATAAGTTCAAGTTCCGGTTTATCGATCCCCAAGCGGAACCCGGCTTAGCCCGCAAGCATAATATTCGAAATTTGGGTGATATTAGCTTGGTGTATGACCAGCGTATGAAGTTGCTGTCTTCGGGGCTGTCCGAGGTCACGTTAACTCCTGCGATCGCATTGTTAACGAATGAGCGACAAGCTACAGCTTACGTGATTCAGGGGCATAATGAAGTGCCCTTATCGGGGTTTACAGAGAGCTTGGCAGGGGCAATTAATCAATTGAAGATGGAAGGGATTACCGTCGAACCTCTGAATCTATCCCTCCAGCAACAAATTCCTGATGATGCAGATGTGTTGGTGATTGCGGGGCCGAAATTACCATTGCTAGAAGCAGAAGTGACCCTAATTCGGGATTTCCTCAAAGAGGGTGGCAATTTATTCTTGATGCTGGATCCCGAGGTGGATGTCGGCTTAAAGCCTATTCTCGAAGTCATGGGTGCCACATTAGATGGTCGGCTGATTGTTGATCCCAAACATGCCCGCTTGGCTTGGCCCGCTGCCTTGACCTATGGTGAACATCCCATTACGGAGAGCTTTAGTCAAAAGCTGTCTTTCTTTCCCTTTGCCCAAGCCGTGGATGTGCAAGAACAGCCCGGTCAACAAGTGACGCCTCTCTTACAAACAAGTGAAGCGTCATGGGCGGAGACGGATCTGACGGGCCAGCAAATTCAGCTGGATCAAGGACGCGATCGCAAAGGTCCATTAACCATTGGGGTTGCGATTAAACGGTCTATCTCTGCTCCCCCTGCCAAAACAAAGCCTGCACCGAAACCCTCTTCTTCTCCGTCCCCTTCGAGTTCATCACCAACCCCGACAGCCTCTCCAGCTGCTGAGGCAGCTCCTAGCCCTAGTGTTACGCCTAATACGGAGGCGGCTCCTAGCCCTTCCTTGGCTCCTACGCCTCCCCTAACCACAGAATCGGTATCCCCCCCGACGGCGGAGTCTCTCCAACCTGAAATTAAAGGTGAGGCCGCTCGAGTGGTGATTATTGGCGACTCTGATTTTGCCAAAGATGACCCCTACTTTGAGCAGACGGTGAATCGCGATATTTTCGTCAATGCGGTGTCTTGGCTGATTATGGATGGCGATGATCCGACCCTGTCTATTCGTCCTAAGCGAGTGATTCAAAGAACCCTAGCCATTTCTGACCAAGTGAATATGCTGCTGAGCGTGTTTGGGATTGTGCTATTGCCGTTAACCGCGTTTGCGACGGCAGCTGCTCTATGGTGGCAACGACGATAA
- a CDS encoding ABC transporter permease, producing MILIFNNIVAIFRKELQGYFKSSLAYVIAGVFWLLACSLFVSEVQLWTAQKTAGQVVDVPQESLKSFLSGMWWLVMFIMPSLSMGLYAEERRHRTLELLATSPITNWAVALGKLLAVWTLFVTLMVPVGVLEILFLSHADPPITTGVFIVGHLGLFLLAAAILSLGLFISSLADSSILAIILTYALILILSLLFLLGERWGEPWVAIFDQLSLVKHYVTLTQGVLDMSSVILFVSYIILGLFLTAQSIDLLRFQRR from the coding sequence ATGATTTTGATTTTTAACAATATCGTGGCCATCTTTCGCAAAGAACTACAGGGTTACTTTAAATCTTCGTTGGCCTATGTGATTGCTGGTGTCTTTTGGCTATTGGCCTGTAGCTTATTTGTGAGTGAAGTTCAGCTCTGGACGGCACAAAAAACCGCTGGACAGGTGGTAGATGTGCCCCAAGAAAGCCTGAAATCCTTTTTATCCGGCATGTGGTGGTTGGTAATGTTTATCATGCCCAGCTTATCCATGGGGCTCTATGCCGAAGAACGCCGCCATCGAACGTTAGAGTTGCTGGCTACCTCCCCGATTACCAATTGGGCCGTAGCGTTGGGGAAACTCCTAGCGGTGTGGACCCTATTTGTGACTTTGATGGTGCCAGTGGGTGTCCTCGAGATTTTGTTCTTGAGTCATGCGGATCCACCGATTACCACCGGAGTTTTTATCGTGGGTCATCTGGGACTCTTTTTGTTGGCGGCGGCCATTTTATCCCTGGGACTGTTTATTTCATCCCTGGCCGATAGCTCTATTTTGGCTATTATCCTCACCTATGCTTTGATTTTGATCTTATCGCTGCTTTTTTTGCTGGGAGAACGCTGGGGAGAGCCTTGGGTGGCTATTTTTGATCAGCTGTCGCTGGTGAAACACTACGTCACCTTAACCCAAGGCGTTTTGGATATGAGCAGTGTGATCTTATTTGTGAGTTACATTATTTTGGGTTTATTTCTCACAGCCCAATCCATTGATTTATTACGGTTCCAGCGACGCTAG
- a CDS encoding ABC transporter ATP-binding protein: protein MIEVEHLSKVYGSTTALQDVSFAAQPGEILGLLGPNGAGKTTTMRILAGYLPATKGTASVAGFEVHENPMAVRQRIGYLPEVPPLYPNMTVEGYLHFVGRLKGLSAGDRPQRVQWAMEQCNLQDVQKTLIHKLSKGFRQRVGIAQAIVHNPPAIILDEPTIGLDPRQIIDVRNLIKSLAADKTVILSTHILPEVNMTCQRVAIINNGKVVATNTLADLKAQQTEQLIYELDVQGDLDSVEHSLQSLEGVLTWQWLSAQPSERRKVRVTCNPDPQVGQQLTHTLVHAGVAMYEMRRLGTSLEEIYLELTTKEDVDTSTESEIDPAELPVSDANRHPTPSSEEADPLNAEDLS from the coding sequence ATGATTGAGGTTGAACACCTCAGTAAAGTGTACGGCTCAACCACAGCCCTGCAAGATGTCAGCTTCGCGGCCCAGCCTGGAGAGATTCTAGGGCTGCTGGGACCTAATGGTGCAGGTAAAACCACCACCATGCGTATTCTGGCCGGTTATTTACCCGCAACCAAGGGCACCGCCTCCGTTGCAGGGTTTGAAGTTCATGAGAATCCTATGGCTGTCCGCCAGCGGATTGGCTACTTGCCAGAAGTGCCACCCCTTTATCCCAATATGACGGTAGAGGGCTATCTACATTTTGTGGGACGTTTGAAAGGACTGTCCGCAGGCGATCGCCCCCAGCGAGTGCAATGGGCCATGGAGCAGTGCAATTTGCAGGATGTGCAAAAAACGCTCATTCATAAACTCTCCAAAGGCTTTCGCCAACGGGTCGGGATTGCCCAAGCGATTGTCCATAATCCCCCAGCGATTATTTTGGATGAGCCTACCATTGGCCTGGATCCTCGCCAAATTATTGATGTGCGCAATTTGATTAAATCCTTGGCCGCCGATAAAACCGTTATTTTATCGACCCATATTCTGCCAGAAGTGAATATGACCTGCCAGCGAGTAGCTATTATCAACAATGGCAAAGTAGTGGCTACCAATACCCTGGCCGATCTAAAAGCCCAGCAAACAGAGCAGCTGATCTATGAGCTGGATGTGCAGGGGGATCTCGATAGCGTTGAACACTCCTTACAATCTCTAGAAGGTGTCCTGACTTGGCAATGGTTATCAGCCCAGCCCTCTGAACGTCGTAAAGTTCGAGTCACCTGTAACCCCGATCCTCAAGTGGGACAACAACTGACCCATACTCTAGTGCATGCCGGAGTGGCCATGTATGAGATGCGGCGGTTAGGAACGAGTTTGGAAGAAATTTATTTAGAGTTAACCACGAAAGAAGATGTGGATACGTCTACGGAGTCAGAGATCGACCCAGCTGAACTACCTGTTTCTGACGCTAACAGACATCCCACTCCATCTTCGGAAGAGGCCGATCCACTCAATGCCGAGGACCTGTCATGA
- a CDS encoding PD-(D/E)XK nuclease family protein: protein MQNIHQPIWQLSQGHLNLLESCPRKFQHRYLDRLDTSVGIDAHPHQQLGSQFHQLMQQQSLGLPITPLLETDDRLQAWFDAFLQYPPQMIEGEQESEHQRLYWQDGFVLVAIYDLLIQNSHQAQIVDWKTYPLPKQADRLRTHWQTQLYLYVLAETSEYPPDQLSMTYWFAEASAQSGGKASFLTFPYSKAQHQKNQQSLADLLAKLRQELTDYETGGAMPQVALNDGKCVSPNHQCEFAERCQRRLEEEAAIALQDTLADIEAMPEIPLAETEPLSD, encoded by the coding sequence ATGCAAAATATCCATCAGCCCATCTGGCAACTCTCCCAAGGTCATCTCAATCTGTTGGAATCTTGCCCTCGCAAGTTTCAGCATCGTTACTTGGACCGCCTTGACACATCCGTGGGGATCGATGCCCATCCCCATCAACAGCTCGGCTCTCAATTTCACCAGCTGATGCAGCAGCAGTCTTTGGGACTCCCCATCACTCCCTTGCTAGAAACAGATGATCGATTACAAGCGTGGTTCGATGCCTTTCTGCAGTACCCACCCCAGATGATCGAAGGAGAACAGGAGAGTGAACACCAGCGCCTGTACTGGCAAGATGGGTTTGTGCTGGTGGCCATCTACGATCTCTTGATTCAAAATTCTCACCAGGCCCAGATTGTGGATTGGAAAACCTATCCGCTCCCCAAACAGGCTGATCGTCTGCGGACCCATTGGCAAACTCAGCTCTACCTATACGTGTTAGCCGAAACCAGCGAGTATCCGCCTGACCAACTTTCTATGACCTACTGGTTTGCTGAAGCCTCGGCCCAATCCGGTGGCAAGGCCAGCTTTCTCACCTTCCCCTACTCCAAAGCCCAGCATCAAAAAAACCAGCAATCTTTGGCTGATCTACTCGCTAAATTACGGCAGGAATTGACGGATTACGAAACGGGTGGAGCAATGCCACAAGTAGCCTTAAACGATGGCAAATGCGTTTCTCCTAACCATCAATGTGAATTTGCAGAGCGATGCCAAAGACGCCTGGAAGAAGAGGCTGCGATCGCATTGCAAGATACATTAGCCGATATTGAAGCGATGCCAGAGATTCCTTTAGCGGAAACTGAACCTCTCTCAGATTAA
- a CDS encoding rhomboid family intramembrane serine protease — MHFDAFVTYPDWALHVRILGGFISVLWVLEIADTLILKGWLNRFGILPRRWIGLRGIVLAPLLHGNLRHLSMNTVPLVVLGWLILVRSTQVFVVVTAAVWLIGGLGIWLFAGSKSNHIGASGLVFGYLGFLLMNGYVEQSGVAIATATLVGLLYGSTLWSILPLQRGVSWQGHLFGVLTGGLCAYYLPQIQDWLQTTLPKLV, encoded by the coding sequence ATGCACTTCGATGCCTTTGTGACGTATCCAGACTGGGCACTGCATGTTCGGATTTTGGGTGGTTTTATCAGCGTGCTCTGGGTTCTAGAGATTGCAGATACGTTGATATTGAAAGGCTGGCTGAATCGATTTGGCATTTTGCCACGGCGATGGATTGGCTTGCGAGGCATTGTGTTGGCTCCGCTGCTCCATGGCAATCTCCGGCATCTGTCCATGAATACAGTGCCGCTGGTGGTGCTGGGCTGGTTAATTCTGGTGCGCTCGACCCAAGTATTTGTGGTGGTTACTGCTGCTGTTTGGCTGATTGGCGGGTTAGGGATTTGGCTGTTTGCGGGATCTAAATCCAACCATATTGGAGCGAGTGGCTTGGTGTTTGGCTATCTGGGATTTCTGCTGATGAATGGTTATGTAGAGCAAAGCGGGGTTGCGATCGCAACGGCAACTCTAGTCGGCCTCCTTTACGGCAGCACTCTCTGGAGTATTCTGCCGCTACAACGAGGGGTGTCTTGGCAAGGCCATTTATTTGGAGTGCTCACTGGGGGACTTTGTGCCTACTACCTGCCCCAAATTCAGGACTGGCTGCAAACGACGCTTCCTAAATTGGTGTAG
- a CDS encoding CPBP family intramembrane glutamic endopeptidase — translation MWERLPLTSIGLKSPKLETLVWGLVMVGLQLYIVTPIGTDLITLLNLPSLNTGIDKLQAFPKGYLLLLGIVSGCVEELFYRGYATERLGALTGKIELGGCLALIAFALSHLPFWGLGGVFFTLFGGSIFTVFYLWRRDLLANMMAHAAVASIQLLSISG, via the coding sequence ATGTGGGAACGTCTACCTTTAACCAGTATTGGTTTGAAATCGCCTAAGCTTGAAACCCTCGTTTGGGGTTTAGTCATGGTAGGTCTTCAACTGTATATCGTTACGCCTATCGGGACTGATCTCATCACCCTCCTCAATTTACCCAGTTTGAATACAGGCATTGATAAACTTCAGGCTTTTCCAAAGGGGTACTTATTACTCTTGGGCATCGTCTCTGGCTGTGTAGAAGAGTTATTCTACCGGGGATATGCCACCGAACGCCTCGGAGCATTAACTGGCAAGATAGAACTAGGCGGATGCTTGGCCTTAATCGCTTTTGCCTTATCTCACCTACCGTTTTGGGGTTTGGGTGGCGTCTTTTTTACGCTGTTTGGGGGAAGCATTTTCACGGTTTTTTATCTTTGGCGACGTGATTTGTTAGCCAATATGATGGCCCATGCAGCCGTTGCCAGTATTCAACTCCTATCTATTAGTGGTTAG
- a CDS encoding Mo-dependent nitrogenase C-terminal domain-containing protein — translation MIKLNINPLDGIRHWLEAIHVNDRRQANLLCRFIPAQCPFARTIAVFGHPVMRIPPLCKLNPFYEQLICLRFQALCFLAEHNTESLA, via the coding sequence GTGATAAAACTCAATATCAATCCCCTAGATGGCATACGCCACTGGCTGGAAGCCATTCATGTTAATGATCGCCGCCAAGCCAATCTATTGTGTCGATTCATACCTGCCCAGTGTCCGTTTGCGCGGACCATTGCCGTATTTGGACATCCAGTGATGCGCATTCCGCCGTTATGTAAGCTGAATCCGTTCTATGAGCAGCTTATATGCTTAAGATTTCAAGCCTTATGCTTTCTGGCAGAGCACAACACAGAATCCCTCGCATAA